From the genome of Pirellulales bacterium, one region includes:
- a CDS encoding DNA translocase FtsK: MLEKRSHKQDVVALALLALAVFLAISLLSYNPADPPSSLVYPQHAKIANACGRSGALAAEWLLQSIGLGAYFLVLSLAALDAALLSRRQVSDPWFRAAGWGLAVLGITTLLALGFHGATPGPVIGPGGYLGAATRTLLELHFARAGAFILAISLTLAGLLLSTDYLVLRVGFWSAWLPLVAMRHVSRQVRGISPEATAKSKSKPRTDDIGKHKNAGPEADADDARHGADGERPQPSVRIRGKRVDESSEEVATADSNDETEEEPTEESGDETEAEATSGSGEESDAAAESEEPKSGIGARLASALRIRNLGGAKDRDSVIEQLEAASRAEEPVQYELPPIDLLEPNEAVSLEAHEQEVRQKAKILEKTFANFGFKVKVVEIETGPVIAQYEIELEAGLRLAKITNLADDLAIALRVPSVRIVAPIPGKNTVGIEVPNNERQLVRLREVIEEADGKARKMRIPIYLGKDVSGNPLVVDLSTLPHLLIAGRTGTGKSVCLNSIIVSMLMSRGPDDVRMLMIDPKMVELSPYKRLPHLMHPVVTDMRKAEAILAWAVEKMEERYALLARAGVRHIGVYNQLGEEELMDRLQPETDEERAQIPLHLPYIVIVADEIADLMMTSGKEVEQHIIRLAQKSRAIGIHLVLATQKPTVDVITGLIKSNLPARIAFQVASRTDSRVVLDEMGADKLLGNGDMLFLWPGTSTLLRGQGTYLGDDEINKVVDFVATTEPQFVKELVQLKTADHTEESVERLKSRDEFYEAAVDIVIREGRGSVSLLQRSLGIGYGRAARLIDFMAEDGIVGTYNGSQAREVLITLEQWAEMIGQEPTPEPPRTKRNRILPDAREQAPFDTDADEDTADENAEEDESDSEAADDAIEEEDEADPEEYEEQADESEDDDDESDDESDDDAESDEDESDEEEDDDDEGGHDEAGDEADGGKENSSDDDEEPSDEGDDELEHTAEEEAEAESLRVDAARPAKRKSNRVPATSAASGESEPTLRMHATIRRERANLLRPRD, from the coding sequence CCGATCCGCCGAGTTCGCTCGTCTATCCGCAGCATGCGAAAATTGCCAATGCCTGCGGCCGCTCCGGCGCACTGGCCGCCGAATGGCTGCTGCAATCGATCGGCTTGGGGGCGTATTTCCTCGTGCTTTCGCTGGCGGCGCTCGATGCGGCCCTTTTAAGCCGCCGGCAGGTGAGCGATCCGTGGTTTCGCGCGGCCGGCTGGGGGCTTGCCGTGCTGGGGATCACGACGCTCTTGGCCTTGGGCTTCCATGGCGCGACGCCCGGGCCGGTGATCGGGCCGGGAGGCTATCTGGGCGCCGCCACGCGCACGCTGCTCGAACTGCACTTCGCTCGCGCCGGAGCGTTTATTCTGGCGATCAGTCTGACCTTGGCCGGCCTGCTATTGTCGACCGACTATCTGGTCTTGCGGGTCGGATTCTGGTCGGCTTGGCTGCCGCTCGTGGCGATGCGGCACGTGAGCCGGCAGGTGCGGGGTATTTCGCCGGAAGCCACGGCAAAATCGAAATCGAAGCCGCGGACCGACGACATCGGCAAACACAAGAACGCCGGCCCCGAGGCCGACGCTGACGATGCCAGGCACGGCGCCGACGGCGAAAGGCCGCAGCCCTCGGTGCGGATTCGCGGCAAGCGCGTCGACGAATCCAGCGAAGAAGTTGCCACAGCCGACAGCAACGACGAGACCGAGGAAGAACCTACCGAGGAATCCGGCGACGAAACCGAGGCGGAAGCAACATCCGGCAGTGGCGAAGAATCCGACGCTGCGGCCGAATCCGAAGAACCCAAGTCGGGCATCGGCGCCCGCCTGGCGAGCGCGCTGCGGATTCGCAATCTCGGCGGCGCCAAGGATCGCGATTCGGTGATCGAGCAGCTCGAAGCGGCCAGCCGAGCCGAAGAGCCGGTGCAATATGAATTGCCGCCGATTGATCTGCTGGAGCCGAACGAAGCCGTTTCCCTCGAAGCCCATGAGCAAGAGGTTCGCCAAAAAGCCAAGATTCTCGAAAAGACGTTCGCCAATTTCGGCTTCAAAGTGAAAGTGGTCGAAATCGAAACCGGGCCCGTCATCGCCCAATACGAAATCGAGCTCGAAGCGGGGCTGCGGCTGGCGAAGATCACCAACTTGGCCGACGACCTGGCCATCGCCCTGCGCGTTCCGAGCGTGCGCATCGTGGCCCCGATTCCGGGCAAGAACACCGTCGGCATCGAGGTGCCCAACAACGAACGCCAGCTTGTCCGCCTGCGCGAGGTGATCGAAGAAGCCGACGGCAAGGCGCGAAAGATGCGCATCCCGATTTATCTCGGCAAAGACGTGTCGGGCAATCCGCTCGTGGTCGATCTTTCCACGCTGCCGCACCTGTTGATCGCCGGCCGCACCGGCACGGGCAAAAGCGTGTGTCTCAACTCGATCATCGTGTCGATGCTCATGTCGCGGGGGCCCGACGACGTGCGGATGCTGATGATCGATCCCAAGATGGTCGAACTCAGCCCTTATAAGCGGCTCCCGCACTTGATGCACCCCGTGGTGACCGACATGCGCAAGGCCGAGGCGATCCTGGCCTGGGCCGTCGAGAAAATGGAAGAGCGCTATGCGCTCTTGGCCCGAGCCGGCGTGCGGCATATCGGCGTTTACAATCAGCTTGGCGAAGAAGAGCTGATGGATCGGCTGCAACCGGAAACCGACGAAGAGCGGGCCCAGATTCCGCTCCATTTGCCGTACATCGTCATCGTCGCCGACGAGATCGCCGATCTGATGATGACCTCGGGAAAAGAAGTCGAGCAGCATATCATTCGCTTGGCGCAAAAGAGCCGGGCGATCGGCATCCACCTCGTGCTCGCCACGCAGAAGCCCACCGTCGACGTGATCACGGGCCTGATCAAATCGAACTTGCCGGCCCGCATCGCGTTTCAAGTGGCCAGCCGCACCGATAGCCGCGTGGTGCTCGATGAAATGGGGGCCGACAAACTACTGGGCAACGGCGATATGCTCTTCCTCTGGCCGGGTACGAGCACGCTGCTCCGCGGCCAAGGAACGTATTTGGGCGACGACGAGATCAACAAAGTCGTCGATTTCGTGGCCACCACCGAGCCGCAGTTCGTCAAGGAACTCGTGCAATTGAAAACGGCCGACCACACCGAAGAATCTGTCGAGCGGCTCAAGAGCCGCGATGAGTTCTACGAAGCGGCCGTCGACATCGTGATTCGCGAAGGCCGTGGAAGCGTGTCGCTGTTGCAACGGTCGTTGGGCATCGGCTACGGACGCGCGGCGCGCCTGATCGATTTCATGGCCGAGGACGGCATCGTCGGCACCTACAACGGCTCGCAGGCCCGCGAAGTGCTGATCACGCTCGAACAATGGGCCGAAATGATCGGCCAAGAGCCGACGCCCGAGCCGCCGCGCACCAAGCGCAACCGTATCTTGCCCGATGCTCGCGAACAGGCGCCGTTCGACACCGATGCGGACGAAGACACGGCAGACGAAAATGCCGAAGAAGATGAGAGCGATTCCGAAGCCGCCGACGATGCGATCGAGGAAGAAGACGAAGCCGACCCCGAGGAATACGAGGAGCAAGCGGACGAATCGGAGGACGACGATGACGAGTCGGACGATGAATCGGACGACGATGCTGAATCCGATGAGGACGAGTCCGACGAGGAGGAAGACGACGACGATGAAGGCGGCCACGATGAAGCCGGCGATGAAGCCGACGGCGGCAAAGAAAATTCGTCCGACGATGATGAAGAACCGTCCGACGAAGGCGACGACGAACTAGAACACACGGCGGAGGAAGAAGCCGAAGCGGAATCGCTTCGCGTCGATGCCGCCCGGCCTGCCAAGCGAAAATCCAACCGCGTTCCCGCCACGAGCGCCGCGTCCGGCGAGAGCGAACCGACACTCCGCATGCACGCCACCATCCGCCGCGAACGCGCAAATCTACTGCGGCCCCGCGACTGA